The genomic window AGAAGTTCCCGGGCATGCCAAACGGCTCCCTCGCCCTTCAGGGAGAGGGCGGGGGAGAGGGTAACCTCCGCAGCATTTTTTCAGGAAACCTGTAGGAGCGAGCTCGCTCGCGAACGGAGTTTCCGGCTGCTTCCGCGCTGGGCGGTTCGCGAGCAAGGACTAGGCGTCCCCCTCGGTCCTACAAAAGGTGGCCCGCTCGCCTCACGATCCCGCCCGGTTCGCTACAGACTTTCGCATTTTGTTACAGGATGACGTGGTTTTGGCCCGCAAGGCCAGTTACAAGCGCCCAAGAGGCCGAAACAATCGGCCCACCCCGGTTGGAGAATAATGACAATGACCAACGATCCCTTGCTGACGCTCTTCATGCCCATTGCCCTGGGCATCATCATGCTGGGCCTCGGCCTGTCCCTGACCCTCGCCGACTTCGCCCGCGTGGTGCGCTATCCCAAGCCTGTGCTGATCGGCCTGGTCTGCCAGATCATCCTGCTGCCCCTGGCATGCTTCCTCATCACCCTGGGCTTTGCCCTGGAAGCGGCGCTGGCGGTGGGCATGATGCTGCTGGCCGCATCCCCCGGCGGTACCACCGCCAACCTCTACAGCCACCTGGCCCACGGCGACGTGGCGCTGAACATCACGCTCACCGCGGTGAACTCGGTGATCGCCATCCTCACCATGCCGCTGATCGTCAACCTGTCGCTGCTGTACTTCATGAACGACGGCCAGACCATCCCGCTGCAGTTCGGCAAGGTGGTGCAGGTGTTCATCATCGTCCTCGGCCCCGTGGCCATCGGCATGCTCGTGCGGCGCCTGCTGCCCGCCGTGGCCGCGGTGTTGCAGAAGCCGGTGAAGATTCTTTCCGCGCTGCTGCTGGCGGTGATCATCGGCGTGGCCGTGACCAAGGACTGGCAGACCTTCCTCACCTATGCGCCCATCGTCGGCGCGGCGGCGCTGTGCTTCAACCTGCTGAGCCTGGCCGTGGGCTACTGGGTCCCGCGTCTGCTGAGACTTTCCAAGCCGCAATCGATCGCCATCGGCATGGAGATCGGTATCCACAACGGCACCCTCGCCATCGCCCTGGCGCTCAGCCCGATGTTGCTGAACAACCAGACCATGGCGATCCCCGCGGCCATCTATGGCGTGCTGATGTTCTTCACCGCCGGCCTCTTCGGCTGGTGGGTCAGCCGCGGCGTGGCCAAGACCGCGCCGGAGCAGGCGACGGCCTGACCTTCAGGCCAACCGGCAGGCACCGGCACCGCGCTTGATCGCGCTCAGGGGCGCTGCTTTCGCTGAGCATGGAATTCGCCGGCGGGGACTTCGCGGACAAGGTCCGCTCCTACACCGCGCGGTGTTCCGCCTGTAGGAGCGGGCCCACGCCCGCGATCCGCCGGCCGGGGCGGCGTTCAGCGGGGCACGCTCAACCAGCGCGGCGCCAGTTGAGCACCAGCTGGGTCAGCAGGCCTGCCACCAGGCCCCAGAAGGCCGAGCCCACGGAGAACAAGGTGAAGCCCGAGGCGGTGACGAGGAAGGTGACCATTGCCGCTTCGCGCTGGCGCGCGTCGGCCATGGCGTTGGTGAGGCCGTTGGTGATCGAGCCGAGCAGCGCCAGCGCGGCGATGGACAGCACCAGCGCCTTGGGCAACGCGGCGAACAGCGCCGCGAGCGTGGCGCCGAAGATGCCGGCGATGCCGTAGAACAGCCCGCACCAGAGCGCGGCGGTGTAGCGCTTGTGCGGGTTTTCGTGGGCTTCCGGGCCGGTGCAGATGGCCGCGCTGATGGCCGCCAGGTTGATGCCGTGGGAGCCGAACGGCGCCAGCAGCAGCGAGGCGATACCGGTGGTGGAGATCAGCGGCGAGGCGGGCACCTGGTAGCCGTCGGCGCGCAGCACGGCGAGGCCGGGCATGTTCTGCGAAGCCATGGCGACGATGAACAGCGGGATGGCGATGCTGATGGTGGCGGCCAGGGAGAAGCTCGGCGTGGTCCACACCGGGCGGGCGATTTCCAGCTGGAAGTGGCTGAAGTTGAGCAGGCCGAGGACGCCCGCCAGGGCGACGCCCACCAGCAGCGCGGCGAATACCGCGTAGCGCGGCGACAGGCGCTTGGCGACGAGGTAGCTGACGAACATGGCCACCACCAGCTCCGTCTGCTGCTGCGCGGCGTTGCAGATCTCGATGCAGATGCGGAACAGCA from Pseudomonas sp. GCEP-101 includes these protein-coding regions:
- a CDS encoding benzoate/H(+) symporter BenE family transporter codes for the protein MTDTTPATAPLRPLADSSPAAIVAGFVAMLTGYTSSLVLMFQAGQAAGLSTAQISSWIWALSIGMALTTIGLTLRYRTPIVIAWSTPGAALLISSLPGVPYGEAIGAFIVCAGLITLCGLTGSFDRLMRQVPGALASALLAGVLFRICIEICNAAQQQTELVVAMFVSYLVAKRLSPRYAVFAALLVGVALAGVLGLLNFSHFQLEIARPVWTTPSFSLAATISIAIPLFIVAMASQNMPGLAVLRADGYQVPASPLISTTGIASLLLAPFGSHGINLAAISAAICTGPEAHENPHKRYTAALWCGLFYGIAGIFGATLAALFAALPKALVLSIAALALLGSITNGLTNAMADARQREAAMVTFLVTASGFTLFSVGSAFWGLVAGLLTQLVLNWRRAG
- a CDS encoding bile acid:sodium symporter family protein is translated as MTNDPLLTLFMPIALGIIMLGLGLSLTLADFARVVRYPKPVLIGLVCQIILLPLACFLITLGFALEAALAVGMMLLAASPGGTTANLYSHLAHGDVALNITLTAVNSVIAILTMPLIVNLSLLYFMNDGQTIPLQFGKVVQVFIIVLGPVAIGMLVRRLLPAVAAVLQKPVKILSALLLAVIIGVAVTKDWQTFLTYAPIVGAAALCFNLLSLAVGYWVPRLLRLSKPQSIAIGMEIGIHNGTLAIALALSPMLLNNQTMAIPAAIYGVLMFFTAGLFGWWVSRGVAKTAPEQATA